Proteins found in one Sardina pilchardus chromosome 3, fSarPil1.1, whole genome shotgun sequence genomic segment:
- the LOC134075939 gene encoding integrin alpha-M-like: MSALMLTFAIISVFQIAACFNIESTSWRHIHQPAEGFGYRVIQDTASRLLVSAPLEQHGVDRRGRVYQCQVSSSSCSPLQINVPSHGLNMSLGLSMSKTELSTKTIVCGPTIPKECDNINLYGGMCFSIGPSLQQGGPVPASLQDCKATDIAFLLDGSGSVNWMQFNTMKTFVKGLTTRLLHQNTRFALAQYSRECTIHLKFNMFERATWNREVDSIIQQQGGTYTAGAIQTVVNSVFDASAGARPDATRILIVITDGESHDAQYYPTVTRLADAKNIFRYAIGVGNAFNSDSAQNELRSIASSPTSEHMFKVDSFEALDQISSTLEKSIIAIEGTQTIGDATTMEFAQNGFSAALVSRPNERFLVGVVGANEWRGGYQDIHLSSGEPSFTRVDQITANSYLGYSMAIAHGGEDHIVMGAPRYEHKGLLMVFSPGNKTPKMITQSQIGAYFGAEVCVVDLDGDSNTDLILASAPMHTEGEREGKVFIYRVSYQSNFIFAGLQDTGVSLLGLEGQRGRFGSSLASLADLNGDGVRDVAVGAPLEDNGQGSVYIFNGRREGINPTYSQRIAGSSVRSGLRFFGLTVAQSALDQSGDGLPDIAVGSKGAVLLLRSRPIVTITTSVTFEPSKIPKSIYDCKSPQQNKASVCFSMTKVTKDSLKELKAKLTYTLSLDFVRQNSRAFFTAGGTAGGKDRNENKEVTVLGKSFTYKVLFPSSYAHPQRSFVFFQCSPEDVVNPVDVQVAFSFQGLPIPSADQLTPTLSISSHNTTDHQLSFEVDCGEDNNCTDQIHINFEFSGSIIEVGITQEMSVRVRVENRGENSYNTQVLLFYPPGLSYRTFTKSQGRVECTSLDSTDGVTLGQTDCSINRPILRARDKADFIVQYGIGESSRFGDRITIQANASSDNDIHDPSSRLSKRLDIGVKYSIYVILNSFKGTTNYINFTAGENNLQKPVIQELEVTNKIRGLNLTVVIHVPIRLQDKDIWTNVGSLQIQGCSRGLKRSPNINDLTRFFKDNKEPHVNCSIAVCLEFRCNSYMMRDDQIHYRISGKVSSEWIEQTGLRSALFHLVSSATLEYNNSKYIFYSADSSHQPPVSKIETLVEVYDEPDLTKEIIGGVVGGLILLALMTAGLAKSGFFKSQYQQKLDEAQGEEASLQAAAE; this comes from the exons TGTTTCAGATAGCGGCATGTTTCAACATCGAGTCTACTTCTTGGAGACACATCCACCAACCGGCCGAGGGCTTTGGTTACAGGGTGATCCAGGACACCGCTTCACG TCTGTTGGTGAGTGCCCCTCTGGAGCAGCATGGTGTGGATAGGAGAGGACGGGTTTACCAATGCCAGGTCTCATCCAGCTCCTGCTCACCACTACAAATAAAtg TTCCTTCGCATGGATTGAATATGTCTCTTGGCCTTTCCATGAGCAAGACAGAGTTATCTACAAAGACAATA gTTTGTGGTCCAACCATCCCAAAAGAGTGTGATAACATCAATCTCTATGGTGGGATGTGTTTCAGCATTGGACCGTCTCTTCAACAAGGAGGACCTGTGCCAGCATCtcttcaag ACTGCAAGGCTACAGATATTGCATTCTTGCTGGATGGGTCTGGGAGTGTTAATTGGATGCAGTTCAACACCATGAAGACATTTGTGAAAGGCCTAACCACAAGACTTCTGCATCAAAACACGAGG TTTGCCTTGGCACAGTACTCCAGGGAATGCACCATCCACCTGAAATTCAATATGTTTGAGAGAGCAACATGGAACCGTGAGGTGGACAGTATCATACAGCAACAAGGAGGCACTTATACAGCTGGTGCCATCCAGACAGTTGT GAATTCTGTATTTGATGCGTCTGCTGGAGCGAGACCTGATGCTACAAGGATCCTCATTGTCATCACAGATGGGGAGTCACATGATGCCCAATATTATCCCACTGTTACAAGATTGGCTGACGctaaaaatatttttagatACGCTATTGGG GTTGGCAACGCCTTTAACAGTGACTCAGCACAAAATGAGCTCAGGAGCATCGCATCCTCACCCACATCAGAGCACATGTTTAAAGTGGACAGCTTTGAGGCACTGGACCAAATCAGCAGCACCCTTGAAAAGAGCATCATTGCCATAGAAG GAACCCAAACCATTGGTGATGCCACAACGATGGAATTTGCCCAGAATGGATTCAGTGCAGCTCTTGTGTCTAGACCCAAT GAGAGGTTTCTAGTGGGTGTGGTCGGGGCAAATGAATGGAGAGGAGGTTATCAGGACATCCATCTGTCCAGCGGGGAGCCCAGCTTTACCAGGGTGGATCAGATCACGGCTAACAGCTATCTGG GCTACTCCATGGCTATAGCCCACGGGGGAGAGGATCACATAGTTATGGGGGCCCCCAGGTATGAACACAAGGGGCTACTCATGGTCTTCTCTCCTGGAAACAAGACACCAAAGATGATCACACAG tcTCAGATCGGTGCCTACTTtggagcagaggtgtgtgtggtggatttGGACGGAGACTCCAACACTGATCTGATTCTGGCATCTGCCCCCatgcacacagagggagagagagaggggaaagtgtttATCTACAGAGTATCATATCAG AGCAACTTCATATTTGCCGGTCTGCAGGACACTGGTGTGTCCCTGCTGGGGCTGGAGGGTCAGAGGGGGAGGTTCGGCTCGTCTCTGGCCAGCCTGGCTGACCTGAACGGGGACGGGGTCAGGGACGTGGCCGTGGGAGCTCCTCTGGAGGATAACGGACAGGGCAGCGTGTACATCTTCaacgggaggagagagggaatcaACCCCACCTACTCacag AGGATTGCGGGTTCGTCGGTGCGGTCCGGTCTGCGGTTCTTTGGGCTGACCGTGGCCCAATCTGCTTTGGACCAGAGTGGAGACGGACTGCCTGACATCGCAGTCGGGTCCAAAGGAGCGGTTCTGCTGCTCAG GTCAAGGCCCATTGTTACTATAACCACAAGTGTTACATTTGAACCATCCAAAATCCCCAAATCCATCTACGACTGTAAGAGTCCTCAGCAGAATAAAGCCAGTGTGTGCTTCAGCATGACTAAGGTCACTAAAGATAGCTTGAAAG AACTGAAGGCAAAACTCACCTACACACTCAGCCTAGATTTTGTCCGTCAAAATTCCCGAGCCTTCTTCACAGCTGGAGGGACAGCTGGAGGGAAAGACAGGAACGAAAACAAAGAGGTCACAGT GCTAGGTAAAAGCTTCACTTATAAAGTATTATTCCCTTCATCATACGCTCACCCACAGCGATCCTTTGTGTTCTTCCAGTGCTCCCCAGAGGATGTTGTGAATCCTGTGGACGTCCAGGTGGCCTTTTCCTTCCAGGGGCTTCCTATCCCGTCTGCAGACCAGCTGACACCAACGCTGTccatcagctcccacaacaccACAGACCACCAG TTAAGCTTTGAAGTTGACTGTGGAGAAGACAACAACTGTACTGATCAAATCCATATCAACTTTGAATTCTCTGG ATCCATCATCGAGGTGGGCATTACACAGGAGATgagtgtgagggtgagggtggagaatagaggagagaacTCCTACAACACACAGGTGCTTCTTTTCTACCCTCCTGGCCTCTCCTACAGGACCTTCACCAAGAGCCAG ggcAGGGTGGAGTGCACTTCTCTAGACAGCACAGATGGAGTCACCTTGGGACAGACTGACTGCAGCATCAACAGACCCATCTTGCGGGCTAGAGATAAG GCTGATTTTATTGTTCAGTATGGAATTGGTGAAAGCAGCCGTTTTGGTGACAGGATCACCATTCAGGCCAATGCTTCAAG TGACAACGATATACATGATCCCAGTAGCCGGCTGTCCAAACGTCTGGATATTGGGGTCAAATACAGCATATATGTAATTCTGAACAG TTTTAAAGGTACCACCAACTACATTAATTTCACTGCAGGAGAAAATAATTTGCAAAAACCAGTGATACAAGAATTAGAG gTGACAAATAAAATCAGAGGACTCAATCTGACTGTTGTTATTCACGTTCCAATAAGACTCCAAGACAAAGATATCTGGACCAATGTGGGCAGTTTGCAA ATCCAGGGATGCTCTAGAGGGCTTAAGAGAAGTCCAAACATCAATGACCTGACGCGTTTCTTCAAGGACAACAAGGAGCCTCATGTG AACTGCTCCATCGCCGTGTGTCTGGAGTTCAGGTGTAACTCCTACATGATGAGAGACGACCAAATCCACTACAGAATCTCAGGGAAAGTGAGCTCAGAGTGGATCGAGCAG ACTGGGCTGCGTTCTGCTCTGTTCCACCTGGTCAGCTCGGCCACTCTGGAGTACAATAACAGCAAGTACATCTTCTACTCCGCAGACTCTTCCCACCAGCCACCAGTTTCCAAG ATTGAGACTCTAGTGGAGGTCTATGATGAGCCAGACCTGACTAAGGAGATCATTGGTGGAGTGGTGGGTGGCCTGATCCTATTGGCTCTCATGACTGCTGGCCTCGCCAAG TCGGGCTTCTTCAAGAGTCAGTATCAGCAGAAACTAGATGAAGCACAAGGAGAAGAGGCATCACTGCAAGCAGCAGCAGAAtaa